In Vulpes lagopus strain Blue_001 chromosome 1, ASM1834538v1, whole genome shotgun sequence, a genomic segment contains:
- the LOC121493644 gene encoding 39S ribosomal protein L27, mitochondrial-like, whose protein sequence is LTGCACRPESKDCQPCACHIARGFHLALLSPPQAASLAVRYASKKTGGSSKNLGGKSPGKRFGLRKMEGHYVHAGNILATQRHFRWHPGAHVGLGKKKHLYALEEGVVRYTKEVYVPSPSNTEAVELVTRLPKGAVLYKTFVHVVPVKPEGTFKLVAML, encoded by the coding sequence TTAACTGGCTGTGCCTGCAGGCCTGAAAGCAAGGACTGCCAGCCCTGTGCTTGTCACATAGCAAGGGGCTTCCATCTTGCCCTGCTGAGCCCCCCTCAGGCTGCGTCTCTTGCCGTCAGATATGCATCCAAGAAGACAGGTGGCAGCTCCAAAAACCTGGGTGGAAAGTCACCAGGCAAACGCTTTGGCCTCAGGAAAATGGAGGGTCACTACGTTCATGCTGGCAACATCCTTGCAACTCAGCGCCACTTCCGTTGGCACCCAGGCGCCCATGTGGGCCTTGGGAAGAAGAAGCACCTGTATGCCCTGGAGGAGGGAGTGGTCCGCTACACTAAGGAGGTCTACGTGCCCAGTCCCAGCAACACGGAGGCTGTGGAGTTGGTTACCAGGCTGCCCAAGGGTGCTGTGCTCTATAAGACTTTTGTCCACGTGGTTCCTGTGAAGCCTGAGGGCACCTTCAAACTGGTAGCTATGCTTTGA